In a genomic window of Quercus lobata isolate SW786 chromosome 4, ValleyOak3.0 Primary Assembly, whole genome shotgun sequence:
- the LOC115985858 gene encoding uncharacterized protein LOC115985858 has product MSKRKEKVGTKHFRWLPLMHTTMLTLLVEEAVKGNKPSNTFKADSFATVAKQISTQFGVEYHPSYVENRLRTLRTMWSTIQTLRKKSGFGWDDNLKMITCNAKTYQEEVVAHRKHAKYLNKKIEMYDELAIVVGKDVAMGSFAKSYVDIDTEQDNGESTEMVADNGEEGVVEKGKNVLKEAAVALKEINQGPVDYDSFYSEVVAVVADRYSENMLTTAFNHLCENEKATRGFLAKNAKLRKLWMDGYLFTRL; this is encoded by the exons ATGtcgaaaaggaaagagaaggtGGGCACTAAGCACTTCAGGTGGCTGCCCCTAATGCACACGACCATGCTTACTCTACTTGTCGAAGAGGCCGTGAAGGGCAACAAGCCCTCAAACACTTTCAAGGCCGACTCCTTTGCTACTGTAGCCAAGCAAATATCTACTCAGTTTGGGGTAGAGTACCACCCCTCATATGTGGAGAATCGACTGCGTACTCTGAGGACCATGTGGAGCACTATTCAAACTCTTCGGAAGAAGAGTGGGTTTGGCTGGGATGATAACTTGAAAATGATCACATGCAATGCAAAGACCTATCAGGAAGAAGTGGTG GCACATCGTAAGCATGCGAAGTATTTGAACAAAAAGATAGAGATGTACGATGAATTGGCCATTGTAGTGGGGAAAGACGTGGCCATGGGTAGCTTCGCTAAGTCATATGTTGATATTGACACAGAGCAAGACAATGGGGAGAGCACTGAGATGGTGGCTGACAATGGGGAGGAGGGTGTGGTGGAGAAAGGGAAGAATGTG CTGAAGGAAGCTGCTGTGGCCCTGAAAGAAATCAACCAGGGGCCTGTTGATTATGACAGTTTTTACTCTGAGGTGGTGGCTGTGGTGGCGGATAGGTATAGTGAAAATATGCTCACAACTGCCTTTAACCATCTCTGTGAAAATGAGAAGGCAACTAGGGGATTTCTAGCCAAGAATGCTAAGCTAAGGAAGCTTTGGATGGATGGTTATTTGTTCACTCGACTCTGA